The proteins below come from a single uncultured Dethiosulfovibrio sp. genomic window:
- a CDS encoding GntR family transcriptional regulator produces MSLLSNAKTIKIKPVREIVYEQLRQAIVGGELETGTRFTDGEIASEFNISRTPVREAIQKLEAEGLIERVPMRGNVVKGLLPKDVAQIFALRKALECLAVKYVAMNATDRELAHIRHTLDQAQTYMTTLQGEALTDAYVPLVARYNKEMFEASHAPKIVDLIWNHREMLDRYRVVRVVIAKRMDESYRTREQMYSYFLSRSPEEASALWGNHIDKSYKIWLEVTGYSDQIGKHDYM; encoded by the coding sequence ATGTCCCTTTTATCCAACGCAAAAACCATAAAGATAAAACCGGTCAGAGAGATCGTCTACGAACAGCTCAGGCAGGCTATAGTCGGAGGAGAGCTTGAGACCGGAACAAGGTTTACCGACGGTGAGATTGCCTCCGAGTTCAACATAAGCAGGACTCCCGTCAGGGAGGCCATACAGAAGCTGGAGGCGGAGGGTCTGATCGAGAGGGTCCCTATGAGGGGAAACGTGGTCAAAGGACTGTTGCCCAAGGACGTGGCCCAGATCTTCGCCCTCAGAAAGGCCCTGGAGTGCCTAGCGGTCAAGTACGTGGCGATGAACGCCACAGACCGAGAGCTGGCCCATATCAGGCACACTCTTGACCAGGCCCAAACCTATATGACCACCCTACAGGGAGAGGCTCTAACCGACGCATACGTGCCACTTGTCGCTCGGTATAACAAGGAGATGTTCGAGGCGTCTCACGCCCCTAAGATAGTCGACCTGATCTGGAACCACAGGGAGATGCTGGACCGATACAGGGTAGTCCGGGTGGTTATAGCCAAAAGGATGGACGAGAGCTACCGCACCAGGGAGCAGATGTACTCCTACTTTCTGTCTAGATCCCCTGAGGAGGCCTCGGCTCTATGGGGAAACCATATCGATAAATCCTACAAAATCTGGCTTGAGGTGACAGGATACTCGGACCAGATAGGGAAACACGACTATATGTGA
- the citC gene encoding [citrate (pro-3S)-lyase] ligase — protein sequence MTELRELVLSSELEDRRGLLQARGLSVPTGEGTILGAFEGDRLVGTGSLMGSVIQGVAVEPELEGEGVAVSLISSLISRAVSLGMGHLFLFTKPSEERSFGHMGFSPVASVEGASLLEWGRPGIEDFCSGLRAMAPGRPCGAVVVNCNPFTLGHRWLIERASQGAEEVFVMVVEEDRSVFPFTDRFKLVKDGVADLSNVTVIPSGPYVISSATFPTYFTKGGEASSLHASLDLKLFATRIAPPLGVVRRFVGSEPICPLTGAYNRIMKETLPPLGIEVVEFQRIESGEQVVSASLVRDLLSRGEMEQVRKLVPDVTWAYLAERAKKIKE from the coding sequence ATGACTGAGCTTAGGGAACTGGTGCTGTCGTCGGAGCTTGAGGATAGGAGGGGTCTTCTTCAGGCCCGTGGTCTCTCTGTGCCTACAGGGGAGGGTACGATACTGGGGGCCTTCGAGGGCGATCGGCTCGTCGGCACCGGGTCCCTCATGGGGTCGGTGATACAGGGGGTGGCGGTGGAGCCGGAGTTAGAGGGCGAGGGGGTCGCCGTTTCCTTGATCTCCTCTCTCATATCCAGGGCGGTTTCCCTCGGCATGGGCCATCTTTTTTTGTTCACCAAGCCGTCGGAGGAGAGGAGCTTCGGCCACATGGGCTTTTCCCCTGTGGCTTCGGTAGAGGGAGCGTCGCTTCTGGAGTGGGGCAGGCCTGGGATCGAGGACTTCTGCTCGGGGCTCAGGGCCATGGCCCCAGGTCGACCCTGTGGGGCGGTGGTGGTCAACTGCAACCCCTTTACACTGGGACACCGGTGGCTCATAGAGAGAGCCTCCCAGGGAGCGGAGGAGGTTTTCGTCATGGTGGTGGAGGAGGATCGCTCGGTATTTCCCTTCACTGACCGGTTTAAGCTGGTGAAGGATGGGGTCGCCGACTTATCCAACGTCACGGTGATACCAAGCGGTCCCTACGTTATATCCTCCGCCACCTTTCCAACCTACTTCACCAAGGGAGGGGAGGCCTCGTCGCTCCACGCTTCGCTGGACCTCAAGTTATTCGCCACCAGGATAGCCCCTCCTCTCGGGGTTGTGCGCCGTTTCGTGGGGTCCGAGCCGATCTGTCCCTTGACGGGGGCCTACAACAGGATAATGAAAGAGACCCTGCCCCCCCTGGGGATAGAGGTCGTGGAGTTTCAGAGGATAGAGTCGGGAGAACAGGTCGTCAGCGCTTCGTTGGTGAGGGATCTCCTGAGCCGAGGTGAGATGGAACAGGTTCGGAAGCTGGTCCCAGACGTGACATGGGCCTATCTGGCAGAGCGAGCCAAGAAGATAAAGGAGTGA
- a CDS encoding aconitate hydratase, with protein MSSLAVKILSSHIVDGSMKKGEMMSIKIDQTLTQDATGTMAYLQMEAMGVDKVKTDLSVSYVDHNTLQVGFENADDHRYLQSVAMKHGVVFSRAGNGICHQVHLERFGIPGKTLLGSDSHTPTGGALGMLAIGAGGLDVALAMAGMPFWLPAPEVVKVHLTGKLSPWVAAKDVILELLRRLSCKGGVGRIFEYSGPGLACLSVPERGTITNMGAELGATTSLFPSDEETLRFLRSQGREADYVPLCADEDAVYDDVIEVDLSSLEPMIALPHMPDQVVPVREVAGLPVDQVFIGSCTNSSYLDLMKAASILDGKTVAEGTSLCVAPGSRQVMTAIAENHGLSQLIRSGARILECACGPCVGVGQAPCSGGVSLRTSNRNFLGRSGTADGKVHLVSVETAAASALTGVITDPRILGEPRKIAVPERFEIDDRMVLWPPEDRSSVEVLRGPNIKPLPVFPPVGDVLKGEVLLKVGDNITTDHIMPAGAKILPLRSNIPAISKHCYATVDPSFPERAIAAGGGIVVGGQNYGQGSSREHAALAPQYLGIKAVIALSYARIHRQNLINSGILPLLFQSQEDYERVKQGEVVMIDNLMNQIEGDRIPATFDLSGDMTLINDLSKRQRDTIKAGGTLNVARAALMDD; from the coding sequence ATGAGCAGTCTTGCTGTAAAAATATTGTCCAGCCACATAGTCGATGGGTCCATGAAAAAGGGTGAAATGATGTCCATCAAAATTGATCAGACACTGACCCAGGACGCTACCGGGACCATGGCCTACCTCCAGATGGAGGCCATGGGGGTCGATAAGGTGAAAACCGATCTGTCGGTCAGCTACGTGGACCACAACACCCTCCAGGTAGGCTTCGAGAACGCCGACGACCACCGTTATCTACAGTCGGTGGCCATGAAGCACGGCGTCGTCTTCTCCCGGGCGGGCAACGGTATATGCCACCAGGTCCATTTAGAGAGATTTGGAATTCCCGGAAAGACCTTGCTAGGTTCCGACAGCCACACCCCCACAGGAGGGGCCCTTGGAATGCTGGCGATCGGGGCGGGAGGGCTGGACGTGGCCTTGGCCATGGCTGGGATGCCCTTTTGGCTTCCCGCCCCGGAGGTGGTGAAGGTACACCTTACCGGCAAGCTATCCCCCTGGGTAGCCGCCAAAGACGTCATACTGGAGCTTCTGAGAAGGCTTTCCTGTAAAGGGGGAGTGGGGAGGATATTTGAATACTCCGGCCCAGGACTGGCCTGTCTCTCCGTCCCGGAGCGGGGAACCATAACCAATATGGGAGCGGAACTCGGGGCCACCACCTCATTGTTTCCCTCCGACGAGGAGACATTACGGTTTCTCCGATCCCAGGGCAGGGAGGCGGACTACGTCCCCCTTTGTGCCGACGAAGACGCCGTCTACGACGACGTCATAGAGGTGGACCTGAGCTCTCTGGAGCCCATGATAGCCCTGCCTCACATGCCCGATCAGGTGGTCCCTGTGAGGGAGGTGGCGGGACTTCCGGTGGACCAGGTGTTCATCGGCAGCTGCACCAACTCGTCCTACCTGGATCTCATGAAGGCCGCCTCCATCCTGGACGGAAAGACGGTGGCCGAGGGAACCAGCCTCTGCGTCGCCCCTGGGTCGAGGCAAGTGATGACCGCCATAGCGGAAAACCACGGCCTTTCCCAGCTCATCCGATCTGGGGCCAGGATACTTGAGTGTGCCTGTGGCCCCTGCGTAGGTGTGGGACAGGCTCCCTGCTCAGGTGGGGTCAGTCTCAGAACCTCCAACAGAAACTTCCTCGGCCGCTCTGGCACAGCCGACGGAAAGGTCCACCTCGTCAGCGTGGAGACCGCCGCCGCCTCGGCCCTTACAGGGGTCATAACCGACCCCAGGATCTTAGGGGAGCCTCGGAAAATCGCCGTGCCCGAGCGGTTCGAGATCGACGACCGCATGGTTCTATGGCCCCCGGAGGACCGGTCGTCGGTGGAGGTACTCAGAGGCCCGAACATAAAGCCCCTTCCGGTATTTCCCCCTGTGGGAGATGTCCTCAAAGGGGAGGTCCTCCTGAAGGTGGGGGACAATATCACAACCGACCACATAATGCCAGCGGGGGCTAAAATCCTCCCCCTGAGGTCCAACATACCGGCCATATCGAAACACTGCTACGCCACGGTGGACCCATCATTCCCGGAACGGGCCATCGCCGCAGGCGGTGGGATCGTCGTCGGAGGGCAGAACTACGGCCAGGGATCCAGCAGGGAGCACGCCGCACTGGCTCCCCAATATCTGGGCATAAAGGCGGTTATAGCCCTCTCCTACGCCCGTATCCATCGCCAGAATCTGATAAACTCGGGCATATTGCCCCTCCTATTCCAGAGCCAGGAGGATTACGAGAGGGTAAAACAGGGGGAGGTAGTTATGATAGACAACCTTATGAACCAGATCGAGGGAGATAGGATCCCCGCGACTTTCGATCTGTCCGGCGATATGACGTTGATAAACGACCTGTCGAAGAGGCAGAGGGACACGATCAAAGCGGGAGGAACCTTGAACGTGGCGAGGGCGGCGTTGATGGATGACTGA
- the citD gene encoding citrate lyase acyl carrier protein encodes MDVKTAVAGTLESSDVMVSYSPSDSDLEIVVESIVVKQRGRLIKSVLEEITSCRGVLKGVLTVQDRGALECTLRARVETALDRAGLAL; translated from the coding sequence ATGGATGTTAAAACAGCGGTAGCTGGAACCTTGGAGTCCAGCGATGTGATGGTGAGCTACTCCCCGTCCGATTCGGACCTGGAGATAGTGGTGGAGAGCATAGTCGTAAAGCAGAGGGGAAGGCTCATAAAGTCGGTATTGGAGGAGATCACCTCCTGTAGAGGAGTCCTTAAAGGGGTACTCACCGTCCAGGACAGAGGAGCTTTAGAGTGTACCTTGAGGGCAAGGGTGGAGACAGCCCTGGACAGGGCGGGGCTTGCACTTTAG